A single genomic interval of Candidatus Methylomirabilota bacterium harbors:
- a CDS encoding proteasome ATPase, whose protein sequence is MKEFDKKSSPGREGFSKFLPAMSDSGTRRRLTEYEIQVQDLQAYVRSLEGETVHLRKKLEDMPKEFMVLENKLREANRQLVQAFNQNEKLVNALYEAREQITALKEEVDKLCAPPSTYGVYLSTNEDGTVNILAQGRKVKVNLHPAIKADTLKPGQELILNEGLNVVEVATYEIQGEVVILKEQLDNERAVVTLRADEEKVGIIADPLRSLRLKTGDLILMDAKSGYLLEKLPKSEVEDLALEEVPDIGYDDIGGLVTQIEAIKDA, encoded by the coding sequence ATGAAGGAGTTCGACAAGAAGAGTAGTCCCGGACGAGAAGGCTTCTCCAAGTTCCTTCCCGCCATGTCGGATTCCGGCACCCGTCGTCGGCTGACCGAGTACGAGATCCAGGTGCAGGACTTACAGGCGTATGTCCGTTCCCTCGAGGGGGAAACGGTTCATCTGCGCAAGAAACTGGAAGACATGCCCAAGGAGTTCATGGTTCTCGAGAACAAGCTACGCGAGGCGAACCGCCAGCTCGTGCAGGCGTTCAATCAGAACGAAAAGCTGGTGAACGCGCTCTACGAGGCGCGCGAGCAGATCACGGCGCTCAAGGAAGAGGTCGACAAGCTCTGCGCCCCGCCCTCGACCTATGGGGTCTATCTCTCCACGAACGAGGACGGCACCGTCAACATCCTGGCTCAAGGCCGCAAGGTGAAGGTCAACCTGCATCCGGCCATCAAGGCCGACACCCTCAAACCAGGCCAGGAGCTCATCCTCAACGAGGGCCTCAATGTCGTCGAGGTGGCCACCTACGAGATCCAGGGCGAGGTGGTGATCCTCAAGGAGCAGCTCGACAACGAGCGCGCGGTGGTGACCCTGCGCGCCGACGAGGAGAAGGTGGGGATCATCGCCGACCCGCTGCGCTCCCTGCGTCTGAAGACCGGTGATCTCATCCTCATGGACGCCAAGTCCGGCTACCTGCTCGAGAAGCTGCCCAAGAGCGAGGTCGAGGATCTGGCCCTGGAGGAGGTGCCCGACATCGGCTACGACGACATCGGGGGCCTGGTCACCCAGATCGAGGCCATCAAGGACGCC
- the ruvC gene encoding crossover junction endodeoxyribonuclease RuvC produces the protein MAVAPGARVLGLDPGLVAFGYGVLESTPAGTTVLGAGVIETSARLSLEERVQQIYDGVAALLDRHAPAAVALEDLYAEYRFPRTALLMAHARGVACLAAQQRAVNVLALAPAEVKRAVTGNGAAGKEQVGRSVQRLLGLGEPPRPSHVADALALAFTGIHRLRIGGVETPPPIPPRFTRGATKVVVTPQSTGR, from the coding sequence ATGGCGGTCGCGCCGGGCGCGCGGGTGTTGGGGCTGGATCCCGGTCTGGTCGCCTTCGGCTACGGCGTGCTGGAGTCGACGCCGGCCGGGACGACCGTGCTGGGCGCGGGCGTGATCGAGACGAGCGCGCGCCTCTCGCTGGAGGAACGGGTTCAACAGATCTACGACGGGGTGGCGGCCCTTCTCGACCGGCATGCCCCCGCGGCCGTGGCCCTCGAGGATCTCTACGCGGAGTACCGCTTTCCCCGCACCGCCCTGCTCATGGCCCATGCACGCGGGGTGGCGTGCCTGGCGGCTCAGCAGCGCGCGGTGAACGTGCTGGCCCTGGCGCCGGCCGAGGTCAAGCGCGCCGTCACCGGCAACGGCGCGGCCGGCAAAGAACAGGTCGGGCGGAGCGTTCAGCGGCTCCTCGGCCTGGGGGAGCCCCCTCGCCCCTCTCATGTGGCCGACGCTCTGGCCCTGGCCTTCACCGGGATACACCGACTCCGCATCGGAGGGGTCGAGACGCCCCCTCCGATTCCTCCCCGATTCACGCGAGGCGCAACCAAGGTCGTAGTCACCCCGCAGAGTACCGGTCGATGA
- a CDS encoding YebC/PmpR family DNA-binding transcriptional regulator, which translates to MSGHSRWSQIKRKKGKTDVQRGKLFSKILREITVAARNGGGDPKVNMRLKAAMEAAKEANMPQDNVRRAVQKGTGELPGESYEEITYEGYAPGGVAALVRVLTDNRNRTAPEIRHTFEKHGGNMGSAGTVAWIFERKGIIQVDAERIGEDELLAQALEAGATDMKRVEKVFEIVTVPGEMDAVRAALEQHRVPVLRAEVTFLPQSTVRVEGKDAPAVLRLIEALEELDDVQAVYSNYDIPDEVLEAISAA; encoded by the coding sequence ATGTCAGGGCATTCACGGTGGTCGCAGATCAAGCGCAAGAAGGGCAAGACGGACGTCCAGCGCGGCAAGCTCTTCTCGAAGATCCTGCGGGAAATCACGGTCGCCGCCCGCAACGGCGGCGGTGACCCCAAGGTCAACATGCGGCTCAAGGCGGCCATGGAAGCCGCCAAAGAGGCGAACATGCCGCAGGACAATGTCCGGCGTGCCGTGCAGAAGGGGACGGGCGAGCTGCCGGGCGAGTCCTACGAAGAGATCACCTACGAGGGATACGCCCCCGGAGGCGTGGCCGCCCTGGTGCGCGTGCTGACCGACAACCGCAACCGCACGGCGCCCGAGATCCGGCACACCTTCGAGAAGCATGGAGGCAACATGGGCTCGGCCGGCACGGTGGCCTGGATCTTCGAGCGCAAGGGGATCATCCAGGTGGACGCCGAGCGGATCGGGGAAGACGAGCTCCTGGCGCAGGCGCTGGAGGCCGGCGCCACCGACATGAAACGCGTTGAAAAAGTTTTCGAGATCGTGACCGTCCCTGGTGAAATGGACGCCGTCCGGGCGGCGCTGGAGCAGCATCGCGTGCCGGTGCTGCGGGCCGAGGTGACGTTCCTGCCCCAGTCGACCGTGCGCGTGGAGGGCAAGGACGCGCCCGCGGTCCTGCGGCTCATCGAAGCGCTCGAGGAGCTGGACGACGTCCAGGCGGTGTACTCGAACTACGATATTCCCGACGAGGTCCTCGAGGCGATCTCGGCTGCCTGA
- a CDS encoding acyl-CoA thioesterase gives MPTIAQTTVEKIQWVFPEHAGAPGLIHGGRMMEWIVEAGTLAAARLARGMVALGAMDDIDFLHPVRVGEIAILRAQVEYVGRSSLEVGVRVWAENVVTGQRSVTLNSHLVFVSVGEDERPRPVRDRIVPADTAEARLVEEARQRREVRLARFAQHRERTQGERSRETQPRRTGNRPPSELSEQAAPATTIPAVASTFHFESVRPVLPEDVLFGSMMSAGKLLRQLDEAGGILSMRYCRGLVMTACVDAMDFYSPIHTHEVVIFKAGLNHVGTSSLEIGVTVLAEKAWTGEAREACTAFLTFVHLGPDLRPRPCPPFTPRTPAEQRRWDAALVRREQRLQRVKRLKAAILNDSSGERR, from the coding sequence ATGCCGACGATCGCCCAGACCACCGTCGAGAAGATCCAATGGGTGTTCCCCGAGCACGCCGGCGCCCCGGGGTTGATCCACGGCGGCCGCATGATGGAATGGATCGTGGAGGCCGGGACCCTCGCGGCGGCCCGGCTGGCCAGGGGCATGGTGGCGCTGGGCGCCATGGACGACATCGACTTCCTGCACCCGGTGCGGGTCGGCGAGATCGCCATCCTCCGGGCTCAAGTCGAGTACGTCGGCCGTAGCTCGCTCGAGGTCGGAGTGCGGGTCTGGGCCGAGAACGTCGTCACCGGCCAGCGCAGCGTCACGCTCAACTCGCATCTGGTCTTCGTCAGCGTGGGTGAAGACGAGCGCCCGCGCCCCGTCCGAGACCGCATCGTGCCGGCCGATACCGCCGAGGCCAGACTGGTCGAGGAGGCCCGGCAGCGCCGTGAGGTACGTCTGGCCCGCTTCGCCCAGCACCGGGAACGGACCCAGGGCGAGCGATCGCGCGAGACGCAGCCACGCCGTACCGGGAACAGGCCACCCTCGGAGCTATCCGAGCAAGCGGCACCCGCTACAACAATCCCGGCCGTCGCGTCGACCTTCCACTTCGAGTCGGTGCGGCCGGTGCTGCCCGAGGACGTGCTGTTCGGCTCCATGATGTCGGCCGGCAAGCTCCTGCGGCAGCTCGACGAGGCCGGAGGCATCCTGTCCATGCGTTATTGCCGCGGTCTGGTCATGACCGCCTGCGTGGACGCGATGGATTTCTACTCGCCGATCCACACCCACGAGGTCGTCATCTTCAAGGCTGGCCTCAACCACGTCGGCACGTCGTCGCTGGAGATCGGCGTCACGGTGCTGGCCGAAAAAGCCTGGACCGGCGAGGCCCGCGAAGCCTGCACGGCCTTCTTGACGTTCGTGCATCTCGGGCCCGACCTCCGGCCGCGCCCCTGCCCGCCCTTCACGCCCCGGACGCCGGCCGAGCAGCGGCGCTGGGACGCCGCACTGGTCCGGCGCGAGCAGCGGTTGCAGCGGGTCAAGCGCCTGAAGGCGGCCATCCTCAACGACAGCTCAGGGGAAAGAAGGTAG
- the ruvA gene encoding Holliday junction branch migration protein RuvA gives MIASLRGRLRRRLEDRIVLETGGIGYEVLLPPIVLGELQHLAAEDGDKGSEVALVTYYHATRDQPRPVLIGFTSELDREFFEKLITVKDMGPMVAARALAAPVGEIASAIARQDEKYLRSLPGIGPQKAKNIVAQLHGKVAKFALVHEAVSEPTPTPSAASGDALRELVWEVLVKQLGHRPGEASQLITEAFTRRPGIASAEELFDEIYRGVKGP, from the coding sequence ATGATCGCGTCGCTGCGTGGGCGCCTGCGGCGCCGGCTGGAGGATCGCATCGTGCTGGAGACGGGCGGCATCGGCTACGAAGTCCTGTTGCCGCCCATCGTGCTCGGCGAGCTGCAGCACCTCGCCGCCGAGGACGGCGACAAGGGGAGCGAGGTCGCGCTGGTGACGTACTACCACGCGACCCGGGATCAGCCCCGGCCCGTCCTGATCGGCTTCACGTCCGAGCTGGACCGGGAGTTCTTCGAGAAACTGATCACCGTGAAGGACATGGGCCCGATGGTGGCCGCGCGGGCGCTGGCCGCGCCGGTCGGTGAGATCGCCTCGGCCATCGCCCGCCAGGACGAGAAGTACCTGCGCTCGCTGCCCGGGATCGGTCCCCAGAAGGCCAAGAACATCGTGGCCCAGCTGCACGGGAAAGTCGCGAAGTTCGCCCTGGTCCACGAGGCGGTGAGCGAGCCGACGCCGACGCCGTCCGCCGCCTCGGGCGATGCCTTGCGCGAGCTGGTCTGGGAAGTGCTGGTCAAGCAGCTGGGACACCGGCCCGGCGAGGCCTCCCAGCTCATCACCGAGGCCTTCACACGGCGGCCCGGCATCGCCTCGGCCGAGGAACTCTTCGACGAGATCTACCGGGGGGTGAAAGGCCCGTGA
- the ruvB gene encoding Holliday junction branch migration DNA helicase RuvB: protein MLSRLAAPEEAQLERQLRPQSFEEYVGQEQAVASLRVSVEAARQRSECVDHVLLYGPPGLGKTTLAGVIANEMGTNLITTSGPAVERGADLMGILTNLAEHDVFFIDEIHRLPRAVEELLYPAMEDFAVNFVIDRGLHARTLKYSLRPFTLVAATTRPGMLSAPLRERFGILHHLDFYSEVELTRIVSRSAAILGARVEPDGAAEIARRSRGTPRIVNRLLRRVRDYAQVAGDGVITLGLARDALDREGVDGRGLDRLDRRFLSAIIDHYGGGPVGIEAVAATINDEAESLTELVEPYLLKIAFVVRTPTGRRATREAYLHLGKQPPAAAGGQATLFE, encoded by the coding sequence GTGCTGAGCAGGCTGGCCGCGCCCGAGGAGGCCCAGCTCGAGCGGCAGTTGCGGCCCCAGTCGTTCGAGGAGTACGTGGGACAGGAGCAGGCGGTGGCCAGCCTGCGGGTATCGGTGGAGGCGGCTCGGCAGCGCAGTGAGTGCGTCGATCACGTTCTCCTCTACGGTCCACCCGGTCTGGGCAAGACCACCCTGGCCGGCGTAATCGCCAACGAGATGGGCACGAACCTCATCACCACCTCGGGGCCTGCCGTCGAGCGGGGCGCCGACCTGATGGGGATCCTCACCAACCTGGCCGAGCACGACGTCTTCTTCATCGACGAGATCCACCGGCTGCCGCGGGCCGTCGAGGAGTTGCTCTACCCGGCGATGGAGGACTTCGCGGTCAACTTCGTGATCGACCGTGGCCTGCACGCCCGCACCCTCAAATACTCGCTCCGGCCCTTCACGCTGGTGGCCGCCACCACCCGACCGGGAATGCTCTCGGCGCCGCTGCGCGAGCGCTTCGGCATCCTGCACCACCTGGACTTCTATTCCGAGGTCGAGCTGACCCGCATCGTCAGCCGCTCGGCCGCCATCCTGGGCGCCCGGGTGGAGCCCGACGGCGCGGCCGAGATCGCCCGTCGCTCCCGCGGCACCCCGCGCATCGTCAACCGACTCCTGCGGCGGGTGCGCGACTACGCTCAGGTCGCAGGCGACGGCGTCATCACGCTCGGCCTGGCCCGGGACGCCCTGGACAGGGAGGGCGTCGACGGCCGGGGCCTCGACCGGCTCGATCGCCGCTTCCTGAGCGCGATCATCGACCATTACGGGGGCGGGCCGGTGGGTATCGAGGCGGTGGCCGCGACCATCAACGACGAGGCCGAGTCCCTCACCGAGCTGGTGGAGCCCTACTTGCTGAAGATCGCATTCGTGGTGCGCACGCCGACCGGCCGTCGGGCGACCCGGGAGGCCTATCTGCACCTCGGCAAACAGCCGCCCGCGGCCGCCGGCGGGCAGGCGACCCTGTTCGAATGA
- a CDS encoding DUF2905 domain-containing protein, translating to MTGIGKLLIVVGVLIVGLGLILLLAGRVPWIGRLPGDIYIRRGNWTFYFPLATSLIISMILTLILWWLGRRQ from the coding sequence ATGACCGGCATCGGCAAGCTGCTCATCGTCGTCGGGGTGCTGATCGTCGGCCTGGGCCTGATCCTGCTCCTGGCCGGTCGGGTGCCCTGGATCGGGCGACTGCCGGGGGACATCTATATCCGGCGCGGCAACTGGACGTTCTATTTTCCCCTGGCGACCTCGCTGATCATCAGCATGATCCTCACGCTGATCCTCTGGTGGCTCGGCCGGCGGCAGTGA
- a CDS encoding ABC transporter substrate-binding protein: MPNRLAFGALVATLAFVLASGAPTSAQFAAEPPGIRIGISELPAEIEPGTALEGAGPLIERQIFDTLVAHRPASTDVEPALATRWTVSREGLVWRFILRDNVRFHDGKALTAADVVASLERPLKIGTRPAAAVWSALLRGAPGVVKEIRAADARTVQITLSQPYAPLLTVLAHPGFGVTREVAASAGGRPRLVGTGPYRLAEISGGRIVLEAFPDHWAGPPRSERLVFLHVADDDRAEAEFDAQALDIWFPVGPPRRAQGALSIPGPQVGYLAFQTEREPFSRKKLRQAIAGAIDPAVIGAALGPAAVPLQSYLPPGVWTRREGFPVLGGSRRAGASPLTEGGWAAGSSVTLLAPDDAGSIDTKAVAEALRLSLEAAGIDVKLRIEPSEVAAAARAAGDHDMTLAEATVSAGDPHLFLFPLSTSEEIVKDRPTFNVSFYRNPQLDDVLIRASQLGFRPERQRLYQRAQTVLAEETPWLPLYVKLLWAVARPELRGLRLHPTGFPRLSTVALEGLPPAEPVDSAPLDSP; encoded by the coding sequence ATGCCCAACCGCCTTGCGTTCGGGGCGCTCGTCGCCACGCTCGCATTCGTGTTGGCGTCCGGCGCGCCGACATCGGCCCAGTTCGCGGCGGAGCCGCCGGGAATTCGAATCGGAATCTCGGAGCTTCCTGCCGAGATCGAGCCCGGTACCGCGCTTGAGGGCGCCGGCCCGCTGATCGAGCGCCAGATCTTCGACACGCTCGTCGCCCACCGCCCGGCCTCCACCGATGTCGAGCCAGCCCTCGCCACCCGGTGGACGGTGTCCCGCGAGGGATTGGTGTGGCGCTTCATCCTGCGTGACAACGTGCGCTTTCATGACGGAAAGGCACTGACCGCGGCTGACGTCGTCGCCAGCCTCGAGCGTCCGTTGAAGATCGGCACACGGCCGGCTGCCGCCGTCTGGTCCGCCCTCCTGCGCGGCGCGCCAGGCGTTGTGAAAGAGATTCGCGCCGCCGACGCCCGGACCGTCCAGATCACGCTCAGCCAACCCTACGCACCTCTTTTGACGGTGCTGGCGCATCCGGGATTCGGTGTGACGCGGGAAGTGGCCGCGTCCGCCGGCGGTCGTCCCCGGCTGGTCGGAACCGGACCCTATCGTTTGGCCGAGATCTCGGGCGGCCGCATCGTGCTGGAGGCCTTCCCGGATCATTGGGCGGGCCCCCCACGCTCGGAGCGGCTGGTCTTCCTCCACGTTGCGGACGATGACCGCGCCGAGGCCGAATTCGACGCCCAGGCGCTGGATATCTGGTTTCCGGTCGGCCCACCGCGCCGCGCGCAGGGAGCGCTCTCGATCCCGGGCCCGCAGGTGGGCTACCTGGCGTTTCAGACAGAACGGGAGCCCTTCTCGCGCAAGAAGCTCCGGCAGGCGATCGCCGGCGCCATCGACCCGGCGGTGATCGGCGCCGCCCTCGGTCCCGCCGCGGTGCCGCTCCAGTCGTACCTTCCGCCCGGCGTGTGGACACGACGGGAGGGGTTTCCCGTTCTGGGGGGCAGCCGGCGGGCGGGGGCGTCGCCCCTGACGGAGGGCGGGTGGGCGGCGGGGTCCAGCGTGACCCTGCTCGCCCCCGACGACGCGGGAAGCATCGATACCAAGGCCGTCGCGGAAGCCTTGCGCCTGAGCCTGGAGGCCGCTGGCATCGACGTGAAGCTCCGGATCGAGCCGTCCGAGGTGGCGGCGGCCGCGCGCGCGGCGGGCGATCACGACATGACTCTGGCCGAGGCGACCGTGAGTGCCGGTGACCCGCACCTGTTCCTGTTCCCCCTGTCCACCAGCGAAGAAATCGTGAAGGACCGGCCGACCTTCAACGTGTCGTTCTATCGGAATCCCCAGCTGGACGACGTGCTCATCCGCGCCAGCCAGCTAGGCTTCCGTCCCGAGCGCCAGCGTCTCTATCAGCGGGCTCAGACCGTGCTGGCGGAGGAGACGCCCTGGCTGCCCCTGTACGTGAAGCTGCTGTGGGCCGTGGCGCGGCCCGAGCTGCGGGGATTGCGTCTGCACCCGACCGGGTTCCCCCGTCTTTCCACTGTCGCCCTGGAGGGCCTCCCGCCCGCGGAGCCCGTCGATTCCGCGCCCCTGGACAGCCCGTAA